Proteins encoded by one window of Longimicrobium sp.:
- a CDS encoding phosphopantetheine-binding protein yields the protein ALAGIWAEVLGVERVGVEDDFFALGGHSLLATRVVARVRAALGVELPMRALFEDSTVARVAARVEQLRTTHSTPLPAIAPRGRERYRTQLASISH from the coding sequence GGCGCTGGCGGGGATCTGGGCGGAGGTGCTGGGGGTGGAGCGGGTGGGGGTGGAGGACGACTTCTTCGCGCTGGGCGGGCACTCGCTGCTGGCCACGCGGGTGGTGGCGCGGGTGCGCGCCGCCCTGGGCGTGGAGCTGCCCATGCGCGCCCTCTTCGAAGACTCCACGGTGGCGCGGGTGGCTGCGCGCGTCGAGCAGCTGCGCACCACCCACTCCACCCCCCTCCCCGCCATCGCTCCCCGGGGGCGCGAGCGCTACCGGACGCAGCTTGCGTCCATCTCCCACTGA